Below is a window of Musa acuminata AAA Group cultivar baxijiao chromosome BXJ3-11, Cavendish_Baxijiao_AAA, whole genome shotgun sequence DNA.
CAGTGCAAGAGTTTCGTCACATGAGAGCTGCCGGCCTGAAACCGACACAGTCGAGCTTCGCTACCATGATCAAGTTGTGCGCTAATCTTAAACAGCTCGCGTTTGCTCGACAGCTCCATTGCTGTGTAGTGAAAGAAAGGTTCGACCTGGATGCCAATGTAATTACAGCACTGATGGTGGTTTACAGTAAATGCAGCGAAATGGATGACGCATTTGAACTTTTTTCCATGCTGGGAGCTCGATCCGTGGTCTCATGGACTGCTATGATCAATGGGTATATACAGAATGGACATGTCAGTCGAGCTGCACTTCTCTTTAGTCAGATGAGGTTAGATGCTATTGAGCCGAATGATTTCACCTACTCTATTCTATTGACGGCTTCTCCTCAGATATCTCCCTTCCAAATCCATGCCCAGGTCATCAAAACGAAATTCCAGCAAGTCCCTTCTGTAGGCACTGCTCTGCTCGCAGCATATACTAAGCTAGGaaacacttgcgaagccttctgtgTCTTCAGGGGGATTAAAGAGAAGGACATTGTGGCATGGTCTGCAATGCTAGCATGCTATGCCCAAGCAGGTGATTCTGAAGGGGCAGTGAAGCTGTTCACAGAGATGGCTAGGAAGAGTATCGGAGCAAATGAGTTCACCCTCTCCAGTGCGATTGATGCATGTGCAAGTCCAACAGCTTCAGCAGATCAGGGGAAGCAGTTTCATGCCATTTCTATCAAGCTTAAATATGAAAACACATTGTGCGTGAGCACAGCTCTCGTCACTATGTACGCAAGGAGGGGGAGCATAGAGAGTGCTCAGGGAGTCTTTGACAGGCAGTCAGTGAGGGATCAGGTTTCCTGGAATTCTATGTTGATGGGTTATGCTCAGCATGGCTATTCTAAGAAGGCCCTTGAATTATTTAGAGGCATAGAATCTAGAGGCATTGAAATGGATGGAATCACTTTTATTGGTGTTATCATAGCATGTACACACACAGGGCTCGTAGAAGAAGGCAAGAAGCACTTTGAGTCAATGGTACATAATCACCATATCAGTCCAACTGTGGAACATTATGCCTGCATGGTTGATCTTTATAGTCGTGCTGGTAAACTCGAAGAAGCAATGAGTCTGATCAAGGAGATGCCTTTTCCAGCATCTGCAACTGTGTGGCGTACGCTGTTGGGTGCCTGTAGGCTTCATCGGAATGTGGAACTCGGAGAGCTCGCTGCAGAGAAGTTAATGTCACTTGAACCTTCACATTCTGCTGCATATGTGCTCTTATCTAATATATATGCAGCTGCTGGGAGATGGGCAGAGAGGGCCAAGATAAGGAAGCTGATGGATGCCAGAAAAGTAAAGAAAGAAGCTGGATGCAGCTGGATTCAAATTAAGAACAAAGTGCATTCGTTCTTAGCTTCTGATAGAACTCATCCTATGTCAGATAAGATATATACAAAGCTTAAAGACATTACAATTCGATTGAAGGAGAAAGGGTATCAACCAAATACAGATTATGTGCTTCATGATATGGAAGAGGAGCATAAGGAGGTCATGCTAGCTCAGCACAGTGAGAGACTGGCCATTTCTTTTGGGCTGATAGCTACGCTTCCTGGGACACCCCTCCAAATTGTAAAGAACCTTAGAGTGTGTGGGGATTGCCACACCGTGATTAAGTTAATATCAGAAATAGAGCAGAGGGAGATTGTTATCAGGGACTCAAGCCGATTCCACCACTTTAATAGAGGCTCTTGCTCTTGTGGTGATTATTGGTGACTGGACTTCAGTATCTTCCAAATTCTATGTTATGGTTACTTGGAGGAGGCACAGAATGCAAATTGTAGGGCCAACCAATTCATATTTGAAGAGCTTACATCTTTTGGATTACCTTGCTAACTGAACTACAATCATACAGCCAATTGAATTCTGTCAGATTATCTCAACTACAAACATAGTATTAAATACATGGTAGCCAAAGATGTGGTGACTAGCCATAAAAATTGGTACTTTTGTTGGGTTTGAACATAAGAGCCACAGAGACACAAAATATGAATAGATGGACATTTACACAAGAATCATAACTGAGATGGCAAAAATTGCTATGTTGAAACCTTGTTTTTGCAAAACAGTTCACTGGTAGAAGTAATTCATAGGAATTGCTTACACAAAGGAACTTTATCAATGATTGAGCTATGCTCTCCAGAAATCGAGTGGAAAGTTCCTGCATTAAATCAGTAATTTTATGTTCATTTACATAAAGTAACTGAGTGGAGAGTTACCATAATGAACAATGCTCCTCCAGCAGGCATG
It encodes the following:
- the LOC103972464 gene encoding pentatricopeptide repeat-containing protein At2g27610; its protein translation is MIPRPLARSRGSVNSDRTLGTAVKHLLDPPNEPSPCGLCSHRQLFDGSPLESPSPWNRLLFRHSRNNLNREPLSFFLEARRSGQSLDDSSLSCVLKACGCLWDRNLGRQLHGLCVKCGHGSGVGVGTSLLDMYLKCDGVDDGVRVFDSMPERNVVSWTSLLTGYSQKGLHDDAFELFSRMQSEGIKPNPFTFATVLASAAAQGVLENGRQMHGQLIKFGYQGTVFVCNPLINMYSRCGLVEEARAVFNRMVNRDAVSCNAMVAGLVLNGYESEAVQEFRHMRAAGLKPTQSSFATMIKLCANLKQLAFARQLHCCVVKERFDLDANVITALMVVYSKCSEMDDAFELFSMLGARSVVSWTAMINGYIQNGHVSRAALLFSQMRLDAIEPNDFTYSILLTASPQISPFQIHAQVIKTKFQQVPSVGTALLAAYTKLGNTCEAFCVFRGIKEKDIVAWSAMLACYAQAGDSEGAVKLFTEMARKSIGANEFTLSSAIDACASPTASADQGKQFHAISIKLKYENTLCVSTALVTMYARRGSIESAQGVFDRQSVRDQVSWNSMLMGYAQHGYSKKALELFRGIESRGIEMDGITFIGVIIACTHTGLVEEGKKHFESMVHNHHISPTVEHYACMVDLYSRAGKLEEAMSLIKEMPFPASATVWRTLLGACRLHRNVELGELAAEKLMSLEPSHSAAYVLLSNIYAAAGRWAERAKIRKLMDARKVKKEAGCSWIQIKNKVHSFLASDRTHPMSDKIYTKLKDITIRLKEKGYQPNTDYVLHDMEEEHKEVMLAQHSERLAISFGLIATLPGTPLQIVKNLRVCGDCHTVIKLISEIEQREIVIRDSSRFHHFNRGSCSCGDYW